One genomic segment of Desulfocapsa sulfexigens DSM 10523 includes these proteins:
- a CDS encoding DMT family transporter — protein sequence MPYLLLTLSALFWSGNFVLSRGMHAEIPPVSLAFWRWTLALLIIAPFGLRRVYEQRKLLIQHRRFMLWQGILGVAGFNTFIYLALQSTTAINAVLVNSCIPIIIVLISLLIYREPLSMRQSIGVFISLSGVLLIIAKGNINTLQQLTFNQGDLLVLVAALVWAFYSANLRHYPAGLHPITYLTGIMLTGLVFLLPCYLFEIQSGKHIQINIETILTISYVALFASILAFICWTRAIREVGANRAGPFIHLMPVFSTILAIVFLEEVLLGYHVQGMVLVFTGIFITTFSFRKQKDLS from the coding sequence ATGCCATATCTACTGCTCACCCTAAGTGCCCTTTTCTGGTCTGGGAACTTTGTCTTAAGTCGAGGCATGCATGCCGAGATTCCACCGGTAAGCCTCGCCTTCTGGCGCTGGACTCTGGCCTTACTGATCATTGCCCCCTTTGGCCTGCGACGCGTCTACGAACAACGAAAACTTCTGATTCAACATCGGCGGTTTATGCTTTGGCAGGGGATCCTGGGAGTTGCCGGATTCAATACTTTCATCTATCTCGCCCTGCAATCGACCACAGCAATTAATGCTGTTCTGGTAAACTCCTGTATACCGATAATCATCGTTCTCATATCTTTACTAATCTACCGGGAACCATTGAGCATGAGACAGTCCATCGGAGTCTTTATTTCTTTAAGCGGTGTTCTGTTAATCATTGCAAAGGGGAACATAAACACCTTGCAGCAACTGACATTTAACCAGGGTGACCTGCTGGTACTGGTGGCAGCTCTTGTCTGGGCCTTTTACTCAGCAAACTTGAGACATTATCCGGCAGGCCTGCATCCCATCACCTACTTGACCGGTATTATGCTGACGGGACTGGTGTTTCTTCTGCCCTGTTATCTGTTTGAAATACAGAGTGGCAAACACATACAAATAAATATTGAGACCATACTGACCATCAGCTATGTAGCTCTGTTTGCCTCAATTCTGGCATTTATCTGCTGGACCCGGGCAATCAGGGAGGTGGGGGCAAACCGGGCTGGGCCTTTTATCCATTTGATGCCGGTATTCAGTACCATCCTGGCAATTGTTTTTTTAGAAGAGGTTCTACTGGGCTATCATGTCCAGGGGATGGTGCTGGTTTTCACAGGTATCTTCATAACGACGTTTTCATTTAGGAAGCAGAAGGATCTCTCCTAA
- a CDS encoding LysE family translocator translates to MLDNILPFVLFVVAMTGTPGPGNLTMMAIGQTTGFASSIPFLIGTAVGCLMLDTLVACGLGEIIVASPAIATLLRIGGVVYILYLAGKILVLQLNTKKLEKRFSFFEGFLIHPLSPKSWAMAIVAFSQFMNPDHPLLPQVMVFVLTFLIGLLLFHSSWCAAGALIPRLVSSRRILFGVNCIMVTLMLGATGYAMFV, encoded by the coding sequence ATGCTGGATAATATCCTGCCCTTTGTCTTGTTTGTTGTTGCTATGACCGGAACGCCTGGCCCCGGCAATCTTACTATGATGGCTATCGGGCAGACCACTGGCTTTGCCAGTTCCATTCCGTTTCTTATCGGGACGGCTGTGGGGTGCCTGATGCTCGATACTCTGGTTGCCTGTGGCCTGGGGGAGATTATCGTTGCTTCCCCTGCGATTGCCACCCTTCTGCGTATTGGAGGTGTGGTTTATATTTTGTATCTGGCCGGGAAGATACTGGTGCTGCAATTGAATACCAAAAAACTCGAAAAGCGGTTTTCATTTTTTGAGGGGTTTCTGATTCACCCGTTAAGTCCAAAGAGCTGGGCCATGGCAATTGTTGCCTTTAGTCAGTTTATGAATCCGGACCATCCGCTTTTGCCTCAGGTTATGGTTTTTGTCCTCACCTTTTTGATAGGCCTGTTGCTGTTTCACAGCTCGTGGTGCGCGGCAGGGGCGCTTATTCCTCGTCTGGTCAGTTCCAGACGGATATTGTTCGGCGTGAATTGTATTATGGTTACACTTATGCTTGGTGCTACCGGGTATGCCATGTTTGTCTGA